The following proteins are co-located in the Solanum pennellii chromosome 8, SPENNV200 genome:
- the LOC107027825 gene encoding transcription factor bHLH53-like, with product MNNSCCFMPEYSVFEKQPKDNHSCFIPEYSVFESIPKRQKIFQDDFFPNPNSNTITPSTHNSCFMPEYSVFEKQQKLFQDNFHEGFVPNPPMFEDFALPEIPMPVFSSNNAAGVVAKEGCSSNNEKKMSAQSMAARQRRKKISDKTQELGKLIPGGHRMNTAEMLQATYKYIKLLQAQAGLLAFMGSYQVNKLYTTTF from the coding sequence ATGAATAACAGTTGTTGTTTCATGCCAGAGTACTCTGTTTTCGAGAAACAACCAAAGGACAATCATTCTTGTTTCATTCCAGAGTACTCTGTTTTTGAGAGCATCCCAAAACGTCAAAAGATTTTTCAAGATGAtttctttccaaatccaaatagTAATACCATAACCCCATCCACTCACAATTCTTGTTTCATGCCAGAGTACTCTGTTtttgagaaacaacaaaaaCTCTTTCAAGATAACTTCCATGAGGGGTTTGTGCCAAATCCTCCAATGTTTGAGGATTTTGCGCTTCCAGAAATTCCTATGCCTGTTTTTAGTAGCAATAATGCTGCTGGAGTTGTCGCGAAGGAAGGCTGTAGTAGTAATAATGAGAAGAAGATGTCAGCACAGAGTATGGCGGCGAGGCAGAGGAGGAAGAAGATTAGTGATAAAACACAAGAATTGGGCAAATTGATACCTGGTGGACACAGAATGAACACTGCTGAAATGCTTCAAGCTACTTACAAGTATATTAAATTGTTGCAAGCACAAGCTGGACTTCTTGCCTTCA